The Pongo abelii isolate AG06213 chromosome 7, NHGRI_mPonAbe1-v2.0_pri, whole genome shotgun sequence genome contains the following window.
AAGTATTGACTGTGGCTTGACTGCAAcctatcacaaggtcaggtgtggaattttccatttgtggCATATATAGATGTCAGCTTTTACCTGGAGTTTACTTGGTAATGTTATTTTATCTCTCTTAGTAAGTCTAGGATAAATTAGTGAAATATGTTCCAACTATCTTTAAGTATAGACCATAGTGACTTACGCCTCTTGTTTCTCCATATTCTTTGGTATACTTTTTATTTGGGAAGCTTAGTTTTACAGAAGTGATAAATGGTCTCAACTCCAATTATGTAGGAAATCTTACTTTCCTCAGTTgtttcatttatgaaattttaaaaagctaaaacatTTCACACTGGGTATCAGGAGTAGAGAGCACAACTCTTAATTTGGCAGTATCTTACTGATTCCAAATAAAGGGACCATGGTAGGCAATCTCTCACTGactacagaatgaatgaatggtgccAATATAGATATCATATTGCAgataatttaaaactatattgtatataatacaaattgtttattttaccTCTAAGATGTGTCTCATTGCTAAAATGGGAGTTCACAGGTTAAAAGTGATGCTAACAAGATCTAACTggacatggaatgttttttagcTTCTTTTTGCCCACATCTATTCTTTTCCTTCCCCTATAAATATGTCTATACTATAGGCCATTAGGGTGCACAATAGAAAATGtagtcctggctgggcgcagtggctcacacctgtaatccgagcaatTAGGGAAGCCAAcacaggcagattacctgaggtcaggggttcaagaccagcctggccaacctatagtgaagccctgtctctactaaaaaatacaaaaattagctgggcgtggtggcgcacacctgtagtcccagctacttggaaagctgaggcaggagaattgcttgaacccaggagttggaggttgcagtaagccgagatcgcgccactgtactccagtctgggcgacagagtaagactatgtcttagaaaaaaaaaaagaaagaaagaaaatgtagtccTTAAAAAGCTTACAATCTAATTAGAATATAAAGCAGACAAGCTTTACGTGGGTTTTACATGGGTAAGCTTAGACACAATTAACACATTGGCTTCaacaaagtgtttttaaaaagtgagtattCTGCTTTTATGGTTTCATATTTGGAAATCCTAACTAAGGAAAGTAATTTTGGGCCACATTAGAGCGGGCCTTGAATTTCAGAGTAGTTAGGATATTTATCCAATAAACCAGTGAAGATCTGTGACCAAGAAAATAGCATAATTAGCTATAATGGTGCACACAGGAGTAATATGATTAGGAAAGATGGTTTTGGCCCTGGGAAGCAGAATTCAGAGGCAATGGAAACTAGACGTTTGCAGTTATGCAATTGAGAGAACATTAGGGCTAAAACAAGGGCCAAGAGTggtggggctcatgcctgtaatcccaacactttgggaggccgaggcaggtacactgcttgagcccaggaatttgagaccaacctgggcaatacagtgagaccctatctctaaaaaaaaaaaaaattaaaaattagctaggcattgtgacgtgtgcctgtggtcccagctactggggagggaggccaaagtgggaggattgcaagcctgggaggtcaaggccacagtgagccatgacagcaCGTAATgtacaccagcctgagtgacagacagagatcctgtctcaaaataaataaataaataaaaaggctaaAACAGTGATTACAGTGAGATCGGGAAGAGAAATAATGAACAGATCTGAGAAACACTGTAGGCAAAATAACATTTGATGTGTGAGATCTGGAGATAAAGTTAacaggaggaatggaaagtgatgttgAAGTTTTAAGGTTCAATAACTGGGAGAATTATGAAACTACTGACCAAAactgagtcagttttggtagaaTGATGCTGaggtgattttttgttgttgttgttttttgttttttttttgacagggtctcactttgtcagccaggctggaatgcagtggcgtgatctcagctcagtgcagcctcaacctcctgggctcaagtgatccttcccacctcagtctcccaagtagttgggaccataggtacgtgccaccaatgtctggctaattttttttgtattttttgtaaagatggatttcactatgttgcccaggctggtctgaactcctgagctcaagcaatccatccgcctcactcagcctcccaaagtgctagaattataagcatgagccaccatgcctggcagataATGAGCCTTTTGGTCTTCCTCTTGAGTTTGGAAGTTTAAAAGTAATGCCAGGCATAGAGTAGGTGCTCATGAAAACAACCTGTCCACAAAGTACTAGTACTTTATATAAATGTGCACATCAGTCAAGCTGCTGCTGTGACTACTTGTGTTTAAACATAAGTATCTTTTTCTGTTAACAGAAATGTAACAAAACTTTATTACTGTTTCCAGCAGGATCTATTAGTGGAGATATCATTGATGAGTTAATGTCTTCTGATGGTAAGTAGGTTAAAATTTTACTAACTCATATATCAGTAATGCTTTTGTGGAATTTATAAgtgaaacataatttaaaagaaatgaacatataTTTGCCACCTGCTTTACTATGAAGATTCATGAAAATTCTCCCTTAACACTTACAGTAAGTAATAGGCATCCTtcagaatttatttctctttgcttgCATTTTGAAGGAAAGGAATCCATATGGGGATACTTCTCACCTTCTTTGAAAATAAACTGTTAGCCCTTTCCACTCCTGAAGGATCTGGTCCAAGAAGAGTAAAATAACTTGTCTAAATCAGCAAGTGATCTGAacacctgcttttgtaaataccCCTACCCGGGCCAATTTCAAGCTGCCAATGTGAAGTCACTGAATTAGTATTAATATTAACCACGTTGTCATCTAAcctgaaaaattattaaatatcagtTAGCTACAATATGCTAATTACTTTAATAATTTCTCTCCTTCTGTAAGTTCTTGGATCAGAGTCCTAGTTCCTAACAAATATAGTAGAAACCTACGAAGTGGTAGCAATTAAGTTAGCAATGTTATAGTAACTAGAGATGTACTAAACATATATGTAGAAGCAGAGAACATCAGCAAACTTTGTAAGTCCAATTCATTCTTCTGTTTGCAAAGTGGCAAACAGAACACTTTCATTAGTGTtctgttgtgtgtttgttttttttttaggcagagtctccctctgtcatccaggctggagtgtcatctaggctgagtgcagtggcacgatctcagctcactgaaacctccacctcccaggttcaagtgattctcctggctcagtctcctgagtagctggtatgacaggcgcctgccaccacacatggctactttttgtatttttagtagagacggggtttcaccatgttggccaggctggtctcgaactcctggcctcaggtgatccacctgcctctgcctcccaaagtgttgggattacaggcatgagccactgcacctggcctcattagAGCCTTTTAGTTATATTACCTTAGTGATAAGTTCAACCAATAAACAATTTAacttctaggccgggcgcggtggctcacgcctgtaatcccagcattttgggaggccaaggtgggcacatcacgaggtcaggagatagagaccatcctggctaacatggtgaaaccccatctctattaaaaaatacaaaaaatgagccaggcatggtggcgggtgcctgtagtcccagctactcaggaggctgaggcaggagaatggcatgaacccgggaggtggagcttgcagtgagccgagatcaagccactgcactccagcctggatgacacagggagactccatgttaaaaaaaaaaaaaaagaaaaaaagaaaaatttaacttctATTTCTCTATCTAGTATCAATAATCAATGTATAAATTGTTACTAAATGAGAATCTTTCAAAATACACATTACACAAGTCTTTAATTTGGAATGATGTATTTGagagtattttgttaaagatcaTTTACTGTATGTAGAAACCATCTTTAACactgaatttgttttttgtttgcagtGTTTCCTCTCTTAAGGCTTTCTCCTACCCCGGCAGATGACTACAACTTTAATTTAGATGATAATGAAGGAGTTTGTGATCTGTTTGTTGTCCAGATACTAAATTATTAGATTCAATGGAAACTTGGGACTGTTATCTACCTCTAACTGTGTAACATTTTAGACTTCTTAATAAcctaagtatttaaaataatgaatgtaacACCTCTTTTAGTTCACTGATTCTGAAGTGTTCTTCCCTAATACTTTCTTTACTTCACAAAACTTCAACCATAAAAACAAAGGGCTCTGATTGCTTTAGGGGATAAATGATTTAATATCCACAAACCTCCCCACTCCCAAAAGTAACTAGATTCTGGATTTCAACTTCTAATTGTGAatccttctgttttttcttcttacaaGAGGAAAGTTAAAGGACACTAcaagtcatcaaaaacaagttgGCCAAGGACTCATTACTTGTTTGTCTTATATTTTTACTGCCACTAAACTGCCTGTATTTCTGTATGTCCTTCTATCCAAACAGACATTCACTGCCACTTGTAAAGTGAAGGATGTAAACGAGGATATATAACTGTTTCAGTGAACAGATTTTGTGAAGTGCCTTCTGTTTTAGCACTTTATCACATTTTGTTGACTtctgacattccactttcctaggTTATAGGAAAGACATGTTTATGTAGTTTGTTTTCAAAATGTGCCAATGCCTGTACattaacaagatttttaaaaataaaattgtataaaacatttaatttattggTCTTTGTGAAGAATTAGATGCATCACCACTATATTACAACAGAGCCATTAATCTTGTAGCTTCATCAACATTAACAGGTTTGCTTTCATGACGCTGCTGAGGAATCTGAAAGGAGAAAGTATTGTATTTAAAAACGTAGACAACAATAGCAGACAAATGACTTATATAAGCTGTTATTCAATTTAATTTTCCTAGTCATATCTTTGGAAGTAGAACAGTAAATCTGTATATTCAGACAATGTTTTAGAGTCTGAATATGCTATTTATACTATAGAGCCTAGTACTAGAGAGCCAGTACCAAGAAAGACACTCAACTTACAGGCTTTGAAAACTTGGAGTTTAATTTACTAGCCTCAATTTGTTAGCCataaaaaaagcaaatgatttcTGCTTACCAGTTCTTTCTGCAGAGGTTCAAGTGAAGTGCTTTTTGAGAAATGTGCAAGTTCCTTTTGTACATTTACAAAAGCTTTATTTACTCTGTTAACTTTTTCCTCATTCataatgtttatcttttaaaaaagaaaaaaaagcattaatcTATGATCTCATAACCATTAAAGATAAGATATATTCAACCTTAACCCATtaaatctaaaatctaaaaacTCTTACCAACAAATTAGGAATAATTCACTCAAAAATTCTTATAGTCTTATTGGGAAATTACAGAcaaaaagttttgatttttaaaaaatgggatttATGTGGATATGCCTCACACTTATGTTACAGAAGGCCAAGATATGTGACTGTGATACTGTGATTCAtaataagatatatacatatatttggtctttgtcctcaTTTCCCGTCATACAGCT
Protein-coding sequences here:
- the LOC129060973 gene encoding ribosomal biogenesis factor; translation: MAKNKLRGPKSRNVFHIASQKNFKAKNKAKPVTTNLKKINIMNEEKVNRVNKAFVNVQKELAHFSKSTSLEPLQKELIPQQRHESKPVNVDEATRLMALL